The DNA segment GCCAGGGGGCCTGTCACCGGCCGGTCGCCGGAACGCTGTGCGCCACCGTCGCCGGCCACCGTGCACTGTGGCCGAAATTtcgaaaatggtaaaattttctccccctttttttatgttattttttctttgttttaagtGTTTATAATATAGGTATATGTATATGCaaatagaaaatttgaaaaatggaaaagaaaaaagaaacgaaTCAAAAACGCACGGGATGTAATCACCTTAGTTCTTTAGGTATCCGATTCTATTTGTTCCATTGTTTCTTCGATTGCTTTTGTTTTTgaatcatgatttttttttaaatcaaatgtttcctttttcatttctcttttgtGCCGAATGTACAAAGGTTTTAGATTTGGATTTAAATAGCCATTTACATGCTATTTGCTTTCTGTCCATTCTCGTTTAATGCTTGCAGGTGAAGAGGCGGTGGAGCAGAGGCCACTTGCAGGAGATGTGACTGGGGCGGTGGGATAGGtgatttagggttttaaattttgaaacCCTAAATCTTTGGGCTAGTTGGGTCAGATTGGGATTAGTGGGTTGTGGGTTTTGGGCTAGGTAGGTTTtaagggttttgggcccaaaattgggcttgtacaatggCAATAAGAAAAATCAAAAGAGTGCGTGCAGAATTGGATGGAAGTGATGgcttctttttaagtttttaaatttaaatgataaaattattttgttaaattctattattagctCCTTATAGTATGCATAAATTGTTAATCTTTGTATTTTAATCCtgtattttttagtttatttactttttttaaatttaaaattttagttctgacttaaataatatatgttaaatttgttaaattaattttttttaaaattttatgagtaaatttattatcacatgtgtaatgtcatatcaacttattttttatttctacataatattaaaaaatatttttaatggatATAATGACCGTCGTTTGAGTtataattgaaatttcaaatttcaaaaaaatataggagctaaaattattaaattagaaaaaaaatacttaatcCATAACTTACACATAATACCTGACTAATAGAAGATTTGACCTAACAATCTAATTGCTACGGTTTGGATTATAGACCTGTTTATGAGTCGAGTTACTTGCCCAAGTCCAAAGGTCGCCCGAAATTTGGggagtttgggcaaaaatattaggCCTGAAAAATGGTCCTAAGACGACACTTTTGGGCCGACATTTTCCTAAATGTCGGGATAGACTTGCCAACATACGCTTTGgccaactctttgtataagggtCAGGATATGCATACCTAAGGCAACGTTTAAATAAGATTCAActtaaaaaataacttatttacACCGGTGTAAGTCAATCTtgataaagggaaaaagttgtgCAAGTATTGATaagggaaaaaaattgaaatatcaaCAGTGAATTTAGAAAAAATGGGTACGAATCTCTTGTAGGAATGATTCGGAAGATCCAAAACCAAAAATAGTGGTATTTGCTAACAACAACATAATGGAGGCAGTCAATCAAGATAGGTCGATCCGAAATCTGATTCAAATCCAATATAGCACCTATGAGTACATAAGAAATGTATTGAATCGATTCATTAAAAAGAATCGATCCGATAGCAACATTGAATATGGAATTCAAAAAGATCAAATAGGAAATGACACTCTGAATCATGAAGTTTGAATCGAGTTAGACAACAAAGAATCGATTCAAAGAAGCAAATAATTGATTTAAAACAACAATAATGAATCGATTCAAAGAAGCAAAGAATCAATTTAAAACAATAAGAATCGATTTAAAATAACAAACAATCGATTCAaataagcaaaaaataaaaagaaaatacctATATATTTCACAACAAACAATAAATTTGTGCAGTGTATTTACATATTTTCCTTTAATAATACAGAACATTTCGGTGTTTAAGTTGTGCAAAACAATTTAGCGACCTACGGAGATAATGACTGAAGTCTCTACAATTAATAGCTCAGGAAATGTGAGAAAGCGTCTCCATAGGTAATCCAGAGAGATGTAGCCTAGTATCTCCATTGGTTAGTTCCAAGAAGACATGATAGAAGCATCTCCTTAAGTAGGCTTAAGGAGATGCGCCGCAGAGTTGTCTCTTCAATACCTACCTAAAGAGACGCTAATTATGTGCATCTCTAGATATTGATGTGAGTCAATTTAAGAAAACGCAACCCTAACGCATTTCAAGTCATATGTCAccttttacatattttgttataGTGTAAGTAGTTAAGCATATACTGAAGTATTTATGGAGAACGATGGACTATATGCATACTTGTGTATTCCGAAGGAGATCTTATCCCTATCAGTTATACCGATTCTAACTTCCAAATGTGTCGGGGTTCGAGAAAATCGACATCGAACTGAGTCTTTGTCCTAGGCGAGGGTCCATAGTGTGAATAAGTATCAAGTAGGGTTGAGATATGAAAAAAACTATGACATTATAATAGCgcagaaataaataaacaaaaaaaaaccacaTGAGGACAATACACATCTGTAAAATGTATCATAAGGGAAACTATAGTAATTGATGAAATAGTGGATGTAGTCAAAATCGCATAAAAGTACAACCCTATGAATTTGTTTTACCAAGGTTCTGGTGGCTAGGAGTACGAGGGAACATATGGAGGGTATGGTAATGTGAAATATGACTCATTTACCCCACTAGAACAAGTGAGAGACTTTTGGGATCTACTGCCCCTAGTTTAATATTTTTGTCTGAGTATAtttgtatttttcaaataaattgatttaataaaaaaatcattaattagaTTAATACCCTTTTTATATTGTTCTAAATATTTTTACACACAaaccaaaatgaaagcaaatatcaGCTCATTGAAAGCAAATAAACaagcaaaaataaataatgtttttatGAATTTAGTATATTTTTCAATGTCATcatttttagtccttatattttttaaaatttaaaatttcaatcttaatataaataacaacatttgaaTTTATTAACTAAAATGGCAAGACTTTTTTTGTGAATATTATGTGAAAAtagcaaattaaaaaattattgtttggattaaaactgaaatttcaacaatcaaaatttgaagaattaaaaatgatcaaattaaaataaagaaattaaattcaaAACTCATACGTAATATTGGGGCTACTGACATAAATTAACCTTTGTTTTCTAGTAAATatctaatattaataatttatatactaaattcataacttactaATATTACGTATGTGAAAAACAAAAAACGTGGGAAAACAAAATCAGAAAAACAAAAAACGTGGGAAAACAAAATCAAGAAAACACCCAAGAAAATCCCAGCTTGCTTatatgaaaaacaagaaaaagaaaaggtttactTGGGATTAAGCAGTTTCCCAAGGTGAACCCATCTGAAGAAACAACAAAAACTTCAACTATAGTTTTCCCATATAAACCCCACCCCAAAGTCAGTTTTTTCAGGTACCCGTCAACGCTAAGTACCATCTTTCTCAATTTCAGCATTGCGTTTCTTGCTTCTCACTTCTTGTCTTTCAAGGTTTgctttcttctttcttcatttttctgtaTTGAAACTTTTACTGTGCATTTGATTGATGGAACAAAACCCCATACGGGAAATTTTAACTTTGAGCTTTTGATCGGActtccctttttttatttcttggatctgtcatattatataaaatataggGTGTTTGCTAAACTCTTGTTTCTATGATAGTCTTCTTGGCGACAAAGCTATTTGCCATTTCTTCACTTTAAATGAATGACTTTTCAAGTTTTTAGTTATGGGGTAATGATACCAAGAGAGGAAGATTATTTTTCTTGAGCCTGTTGCCTCTCTTTTAATGATGAGTTGAGCTTTGTTAAATCTGCCTTTAACCCTAATTTAACTCCTTATTTAGAATGAATAAAATCCCTTAGTGCCATAATCATAATGAACAGTTATTTCTTGAGCAAAAACATTGGTGTTTTGTTTGTATATATTGATGgctttttttttcctatttgtGCTTATTTTTTGTCCAGTTATCGAAGGTGTCCTTAGATTTGCACTTTGCTTTACTTATTTTGGATTTCTTTCTCTTTGTTTTCAGTTGAATACCATGGAGAAAAGGCTTTATAATGCAACTAAGAATGGCGACAAGAATGAGTTAATTTGTTTTCTACGCCAGTATGCACAGCTTGTCGACTGATTTACCAAAGGTGGTTACCCTAGAACACCTTTGCATGTAGCTGCAATGCTTGGCCATTATGATTTCACTGATGAACTTCTCATCCAAATGCCTAAGCTGGCCAAGGAATTGGATTCCCGAAGGAGATCACCGCTTCACTTAGCGGTAGGTAAAGGTCACAGGAAAATTGTGATAAGGTTACTCGAGGTCAACCCTGATATGTGCTTTATCTGTGATATTGATGGGAGGAACCCACTTCATATTGCGGCCATGAAAGGCCGACTTGCTGTGCTGCGAGAGTTGCTTGAAGCTGGACCCTGGGCAGCTCTGTCTCCGATGGCCCAAGGTGACACAATTTTGCATGCCTGTGTGAGATGGAATCAGCTTGGGGCCTTGAAATTATTGTTGACAGAAGGAATTTGGGATGAAGAATTTGTGAATCGTCTAAACAACAACGGTAACACTATCTTACACATGGCAATAATGGCTAGTTAAACACAGGTGTTTAGCATGAAATTTTTTTCCAAGTTTGAATATTTCaaagtaataattaattaatgaaaaacatatatatataatgcaggCCATAGACTTTCTCATTCGTCAGGAAGATGtgaacaaaaatatcaagaataaAGATGGCTTGAAGCCATTCGAACTTTTATCACAAAATCAGAGAGATGAGTTTGCCAAGGATGAGTCATTGTCTGACACAATAAGGAGCAACATCTTAGTATCCACACGAGAACCTGATCAACCAAATGCAATATCGGAAGCTAAGAGAAGCAATGTTGATTGGTTGAAAGGAAAAGGCCACAACCTAATCCTGGTGGCTTCCCTGCTAGCAGACATGGCATTCCATGCAGCCGTCAATCCTCCTGGTGGATTTTGGCATGACAACGACCCAAGCCACAGGGCAGGGCATTCTATATTTGCAGATACATATCCAAATACTTATACCCAATTCCTCATGTCAAATACATTTGGTTTCAAGGCATCTCTCATCATCATCCAATTGCTTATAAGCGGATTGCCAATCCGGCGTAAGTTGTTTAAGCGGGTTTTAATAGCCGTCATGTCGGTTGCCATTGTTGCCATGGGATTTGCATATGCAGTCTCTCTCGTACCTTTAACATCCGATCCTGCATACCCTTGACTATTCACAAGGTTTTGGACCATCTTCATGATCTTACTGTTTACTGCACGGGCAGTTCGACTGatgatcaaaattttcaaatttgtggGGAACTTAATAATGAGGTTCATAAACTAGATCTCTGCTGAAGCTTTGTAATGTTgtagatttttcttttttatatcttCACAGTATGTTGAGGAGGTTAAATGCATGGCAGTAGTTTCCAATTGGAGACTCCAAAGTATTGATCACAAAGCGTAAATAATGAAATAACAGGGTATGTatataattttctcatattcaGATTAGGGTACCCCTTTTTTTTACGCACATGTGAGCACAATAATTCATTGCAAAGGCCAAAGATGTGTATAAAGGTACATGCATATGCTatatattttcttcaaatttcttgGTAGAAAAATAAGCAGCGATAACAAAGTAAtcatattttcttccataaaaagcTATATTATATACGTATGctcttttctttcatctttctaGTTTTATGTTTTGATTCTACAACTTTAAAACTTTACCAGgattctatatttttttcatacaaGGAGGGATTCATTTAGTTTTACACGTCTTCTGAATTCctttatataattttcttttgttcaatttcgattgttgtattttatttttttatgttgataatatatctcaaattttcaataaattaaatatatttaactacttttttatgtataaaaaatcaattattaaatatataatatatcaaactTATTCGAATTTTGTGATATTGTAACATTAAATAATtggtttattaaaatattaacatatttgaaattaatattcAAACAATATACTAAAAGAAAGAGTAAAACAAATATATTAAGAGACCTTAAAGAATTTACAAAAAACCAAAATATTGTGGTTTTATAAACTATTTCTTATAACTAAGTTGTACATACGTGCCCATGCATGGGTCAAATATatctataaattaaataaatatttatatttttaaaatttataataaattattcaatgaaaatatattaaaatttatgcaAATTATTAGAAAAGTttggttttataaatttatttgtttaaaaataaagttaaaacatattttaaataaatttgacatTAACCCGAGGGGTTTGAGGTATTAATAATTAGTGGAGTACAAAAGTTTTTAaaacgaaattttaatttaattgattctaGTAGGTTAAATTATTtggtttaagtttaattaagaggaaaataatgaaataacAGGGTATGTATGGGCAATGGTGATGGAAGTAGACGTTTTCATAATAGCATTTCGTTataatatttaatgttttattttaactatcTATAATAACCTTTTtacttataatattataaaatatgttctttattaaattaattttttttataataatatatggtCCAAATTTTTAGGTAAAATTATAGATATTATTTCAACAATTCTATTaagtataatttattaaataaaaatgattttaattaaaatattatttcaacaaaatgattaaatttcacaTGAAGAAATCTATTAATCATATtctattaaatgaaaataatcttcaatgagtgtaattaaatatttcaatccaaaaaactattaaattccctaattaaatattttactatgaatttgaaatatcataaacttataaattattacttgaatttagtatgtaacaccccaaaaatttaGGGGTTAGAATTCTTAGATTTATTAAGAATTAAAATGGAGCATTATTGGTTAGATGTCTAGTTGGAAGTTTTGAGAAGTTAGGCTCAAgtcctaccaatttgattttaccTCTTTGATTTTTCTGCACTTATAGAACCTAGGTAACAtggtttatatatttatttgtgtgTATTTTAAGGATGAATGTGGGCATTAGTCCAATGGCTAAAGCCTTCCGAAGTTCTTCCTCCCTCACCTCCTACGTCCCATccatgccattctcacttatttttaatgattttatttgcCCATTAGCCCTCAAATTTTGTCCCAACTCAACTCTTTAAATCCTTTCCTAATTCCACTGAATTTCTCTTTGATATTCTCTAACTCTCTCTATTTAAAACCttggttttttttcaaaattctctACTTCAAAACTCTTCTAAGCCCTTAAGTTTTACTGAAAAATATTCCCTAAGAGTTTTGAAAATTCAATCAAATCCTCATCAATTGTTCTCCTCCAAATTGTTGAAACTCATGTCAATAGATCGTTGAATCTCTATGGAAATTGGTAAGCTTCTCTTTCCTTGTCAATTATTACCCTTCAATTATggaaaatatcattttttataaatCTTTTAGTTCGattctatttttaatgttttttgtcGAAAACCTCCATAAATCTTGAAAATTCATTCTTGATTCTTGTATTTTTTCAATTGAAAGACAGTTGTAGGTGTTTGGATCGAACTTGAATGTAGGGTAGTCACCTGAGATCTTGGGAAAGTTAGGTGTGTGTTCTTCTACGAAAAATCAGGTCAAAATTCGAATCTGCCCAATCGTACACGGGCATGGGACTTGCCCATGTGGTTCACACAGCCTCACACACGGCCATGCCCCTTGTTTTCACTTGCATCTATGTCTTACACACAGCTTGGACACACGATTATGTGGCTCTTGCACCACACTCTTTTGCATCGTACACAGCCTAGAGCATCGCACATAGTTGAATGCATGGTCATGTGGATCCGTCGCACATAGTTGGTAATATACTatcggtaaattggtacttaaatattaaaataacataaagaaaagaatgaaattgTGTCATCTTCCATAGTTGTCTTCTTCCACTGATTTTGaagtaaaataaaatcatttctGAAGGTGAACTTTCAACCAAAATAAAAATCTCATGCATGGTATGTTTTCGAGTcccctttttaattatttttatgtttttgagctcgtattagcttaatttagTTAAGTCGGGAGTCATTAACTCGGGAGTCAAATTGTAGAATTGTTTATAGATTATGCCATGGATGagtttggtatgtttttgaatttttatggtaGATTGTTAAGCTTTGTTGTTAAATAGACATATTTTGTTAagtattttttgataattttaaggtttagggacttatttatgaaaatggtaaaatttaaggaaaatattatgaattgatgataaataTGGCCTATTATAAGACTAGGTAAAAATCTActagcatgaattttaattaaaaaaggttATATTGCAAGTTTCGGATTTAAGgtctaaattgcataaaaggtaaactttgagggtaattttgtaaattttcattgtTAAGGGTTATAAGctacattaattattttaagctaTTTAGATGGtgtaattgaatgaaaattattatttagatcatgAAACGCTACAATTGGATTTTActtgaggaaaagctaaagtttcggattagttgtCAACTCCGTTTTAGAAACCGTTttaattgaggtaagtttgtaaaaGGACtgaaatcattattttctattttggatGATTGTAAACAAAAATTTATGTTAcgtttaaattaaattgataaaggtGTGATAAATTATTGTTAGGATCAATTAGagaaattaaccaaattaaacgATACGTGAACAATTAGTAATGtgattggtgaaattgtatttGGTGATCAGGAATTATAGATTATCTCTTTAAATGTTTACTTGATTAAGGCAAGTTCATAGTCATTTGATATGTAAATGTAAGTTTCTTGAGCTTATAATATGGTTTCTAGTTatttgtataaatgtatgtgaaattcATAAGTTGTTTATATAATATTGGATAATGAAAtcaagttcatatgaaaataaataatggACAGTGACAATCCTTgtgatttcacattttttacatgaGTATATGGAATTTATATTATGTGTACGGAAACGATGAAGTGCCTCTAGTTGATAAATATGTATAAAAGTAACACACACCGGGATAACACACAGTGTTTCAGCAACCGAAGTCGGAATACACCGTGTCAGTaatggtaacagtaacagtagcagtacggtacacagagtaccttaTCGGAATGAATCATAATTTCTCGAATTATTCTTCGtccacattttcttttcctttcttcgtAGATGCCTCGGGTGCGATGTTAGCTATTTAAACCTCAAGCTTCAAACCCTCTGTcaaaaccattcttttgaaaacggggatcgactttgtttgaaagtgaaaattaaaacgggagttgccaccaatcttttatcaggtgtgattggatcaccttttttttaataaatcaattttagtttactaaaacagggcctttggtctacgaaacttgagagaatgagtttgggagtcggttacgtgcgaggaaggattagcaccctcgacacgcccaaaaaattggtaccgaattgattagttagtgtcttaatgtcgaaaattaaaaatcgggaagggacttgaaatacgatcttttctattaatactgattttaaaattcttgaattagcttaaatcgatttgtttaaagatttccttatctcgagatatcggagtatcacatcccgtaagttaggacacaataccatgaattcccgagcacaaggtcgtcttttaatttaaattggaaatccgtgcatttcaaaactcaaaaggatatttagctatttagaaccaacaagagaaccgaaaccccgtaagttagggcacaattcttcgatgttccaaaatgcgaaacattaccttatttattgaaattagtaaaaacatgaataaaaatctttaaagtaatgaacaacagaatgatataaaataggcgggagacaaaaataaacgagttggaaatacattaaaacaaataataaatatgacaacaatattaaaacaataacaatgcatgcgatatattaaacgtaataatggtatccaatgtgaaataaaaacaacgaatatatacataataaagatattaagagtatgtacgtaaaatatatatatatatatttataaatagtaataatgttaGAAATATACCATATAgagtgtttgaagtatatacataaaatagtgaaaatataactagtaatgttaagatatatataatatatacatatgtataaaatagatataaaaaaatatgtacataacatatatgaatatatataataatattaaaataaaataataagtgataatagtgaaaataataggtataacaataaatatgataatgtatgaaaataatactatatataaaagtatatatatactcatataataaaatatatgtactagtattaacaataaatataatagggataaaaatagatataataataatacgtacaaaatatgatattaaaaagcatattacatatatgtatataacataatatttgtacataagatgatataaaaaatatatacatggaacAGCATAAGAAATATATgtaactaataacattaaaatatatataatataaaatacatataatatatatattagaaatgataataatataaaaactattcatacgctatataaatacatacatatatatataaataataatgatgttagaaatatacaatgatattagaaatatatataaaatagtgtAAAAGATGTATaactaataatgttaaaatatattcacaataatatatataacatacaatattgaaaacatatatacataatatatacgaaaaatatatagatatacataatataatattaaaatatttacataatatataaatattagggATAAAAACTACTAATAATAATGCTacataagtatatacataaatatattaaaaacatatgcatatatatataaaaaataaaaaaaatatacactaatatatagtaatcatgataataataatattaaaatataaaaagtaaatataataaagatattaaaataaagtaataaattaacaacatatataaatatatatatacatatacgtatgtaAAATATACATTACT comes from the Gossypium hirsutum isolate 1008001.06 chromosome A06, Gossypium_hirsutum_v2.1, whole genome shotgun sequence genome and includes:
- the LOC107943330 gene encoding uncharacterized protein; amino-acid sequence: MQAIDFLIRQEDVNKNIKNKDGLKPFELLSQNQRDEFAKDESLSDTIRSNILVSTREPDQPNAISEAKRSNVDWLKGKGHNLILVASLLADMAFHAAVNPPGGFWHDNDPSHRAGHSIFADTYPNTYTQFLMSNTFGFKASLIIIQLLISGLPIRRKLFKRVLIAVMSVAIVAMGFAYAVSLVPLTSDPAYP